A region from the Silene latifolia isolate original U9 population chromosome 7, ASM4854445v1, whole genome shotgun sequence genome encodes:
- the LOC141589955 gene encoding uncharacterized protein LOC141589955, with protein sequence MLHCYWARIFILPASILNKVEAICRSFLWKGKEAANSPPLVAWGTCCKSKQNGGLGVIDLRRWNKAALGKYVWWISHKKDHLWVKWVHAIYIKNSDWMSYQPKTDSSWFWRKICSVRDSLKAGYQGVWWLQTDNSYSIKQGYQWLGDAECSQEWAKFVWNNLSVPKHCFIGWLIAHKRLLTKDRLHSMNICSDKLCVLCGVADEDHNHLFFQCEFSKSCLHLVNQSLGIKVPTDDVVNWWLRLRIKSLLRKKIVAAVIQGLHYKIWEARNKCRIDHAVGRPDFIVRQIREEISNRVIRCCTAKNRGMVRHWLNM encoded by the coding sequence ATGTTGCATTGTTATTGGGCGAGAATTTTCATTCTTCCTGCTAGCATACTTAATAAAGTGGAAGCCATTTGTAGAAGCTTTCTTTGGAAAGGGAAGGAAGCTGCAAATTCTCCACCTTTGGTAGCCTGGGGCACCTGCTGTAAAAGTAAACAGAATGGAGGACTTGGTGTTATTGATCTGAGAAGATGGAACAAAGCTGCTCTAGGCAAGTATGTGTGGTGGATCAGTCATAAAAAGGACCATTTATGGGTTAAATGGGTCCATGCCATTTATATTAAAAACTCTGATTGGATGTCTTACCAACCTAAAACTGATTCTAGTTGGTTTTGGCGCAAAATTTGTAGTGTTAGGGACTCTCTCAAAGCTGGTTATCAGGGGGTTTGGTGGTTGCAGACTGATAATTCTTACTCCATTAAGCAGGGTTATCAGTGGCTCGGTGATGCAGAATGTTCACAGGAATGGGCCAAATTTGTTTGGAATAATCTCAGTGTGCCTAAACACTGCTTCATTGGGTGGTTAATTGCACACAAGAGACTTCTTACTAAGGATAGGCTGCATAGCATGAATATTTGTTCTGATAAACTGTGTGTTCTATGTGGTGTTGCTGATGAAGACCATAATCATCTATTTTTTCAGTGTGAATTCAGCAAGAGCTGTTTGCACTTGGTGAATCAAAGCTTGGGCATCAAAGTTCCTACTGATGATGTGGTTAACTGGTGGCTGCGACTACGAATCAAAAGTCTGTTAAGGAAGAAGATAGTGGCAGCTGTGATACAAGGGTTGCATTATAAGATCTGGGAAGCTAGGAACAAATGTAGAATTGATCATGCTGTAGGCAGACCTGACTTCATTGTCAGGCAGATTAGAGAGGAGATTAGTAATCGTGTTATTCGTTGTTGTACTGCTAAGAATAGGGGTATGGTTAGACATTGGCTGAACATGTAG
- the LOC141589956 gene encoding uncharacterized protein LOC141589956 encodes MLNSGKILREANRTFITLVPKVDNPEEVKDYRPISLYNVLMRIVTKCIANRVVKVMGDLVGENQNAFIKWRHISDNILLAHEAIYKINSHRKGKEGIFAFKADMSKAYDRVNWNVLEAVLYKFNFPAKVVDLIMSCVTTVTYEVLLNGAPLKQFQPTCGLRQGDPLSPYLFILCMEVLASNVEYAQSVGQIKGIKLCKQVPPMARIFFADDSNKGFGKYLGMPTEFHASKRDICKGLIENVAKHISSWNGVFLSPAGRCRSDRALHWCSRNFTSLPKSKGGLGIRNIECMNKALLAKHAWRLLSKDDSLCGKVFRNKVFGKATDLRKSGKIRGTNESWGVKSIKHGLQLIMGPNAWKIFSNFLPVGMEFERRGIVWDHHCVLCAGEVTKKESLEHLFRDCEVSARLWAGSPLGIRSDATTTLSLGDWVINWIKYLEGINEGGMSIIQFMAMLVSIWNVRNSILFRGERPSPFVFYRDWFSRVNLVKSALNRKEKDNIEKVVDEEESTGRFLETKEVKGGRPVYLVHSGNGCHVKRIMVDASWDTQRVASFGWCLQNEEGVVEYEGKAKGRAENTLHAETKGLKMALEWARKEGLLHLEVSSDCLQLVTQLADLGKVHHSIEGLMEEISELSSYFHCLCVSFIPRDLNCRAHKLAEEARRL; translated from the exons ATGCTCAATTCTGGGAAAATCCTAAGGGAAGCCAATAGAACCTTCATAACTCTTGTCCCAAAAGTTGATAATCCGGAGGAGGTAAAAGATTATAGACCAATTAGCCTGTATAATGTGCTTATGAGGATAGTTACAAAGTGCATTGCCAACCGGGTAGTAAAAGTGATGGGAGATTTGGTGGGGGAAAATCAAAATGCTTTCATAAAGTGGAGACACATTAGTGACAACATCCTTCTGGCTCATGAGGCTATCTATAAGATAAACTCACATAGGAAAGGTAAGGAGGGAATCTTTGCCTTTAAAGCTGATATGAGTAAGGCATACGATAGAGTAAATTGGAATGTCTTAGAAGCTGTTCTCTATAAGTTTAATTTTCCTGCAAAGGTAGTTGACTTGATTATGAGTTGTGTTACCACAGTTACATATGAGGTTTTGCTTAATGGGGCTCCACTAAAACAATTCCAACCAACGTGTGGACTAAGGCAGGGGGACCCGTTGTCACCTTATCTTTTTATCTTGTGTATGGAGGTCTTAGCAAGTAATGTTGAGTATGCTCAAAGTGTTGGCCAGATAAAAGGTATTAAACTATGCAAGCAAGTGCCACCTATGGCGCGTATTTTTTTCGCGGATGATTCG AACAAGGGGTTTGGGAAGTATTTGGGTATGCCAACGGAATTTCATGCTTCAAAGCGTGATATTTGCAAGGGTCTTATTGAAAATGTGGCGAAGCATATCTCGTCTTGGAATGGTGTCTTTCTTTCACCAGCTGGAC GGTGTAGATCAGATAGGGCGCTCCACTGGTGTAGTAGAAACTTCACCAGTCTGCCAAAAAGTAAGGGAGGGTTGGGCATACGCAATATTGAATGTATGAACAAGGCATTACTTGCGAAACATGCGTGGAGATTGCTTTCAAAAGATGATTCCTTATGTGGGAAAGTGTTTAGGAACAAGGTTTTTGGGAAAGCCACTGATCTACGAAAATCTGGAAAGATAAGAGGGACAAATGAGTCGTGGGGGGTTAAAAGTATTAAACATGGCTTGCAACTTATTATGG GTCCAAACGCGTGGAAGATCTTCTCAAATTTTTTGCCTGTTGGTATGGAATTTGAGAGGCGTGGTATCGTATGGGATCATCACTGTGTGCTATGTGCAGGGGAAGTAACAAAAAAGGAGTCTTTAGAACATCTTTTCAGAGATTGTGAGGTTAGTGCGCGACTGTGGGCTGGATCACCTTTAGGGATTAGATCGGATGCTACCACGACCCTGAGTCTGGGGGATTGGGTGATAAATTGGATCAAGTACCTGGAAGGAATTAATGAAGGAGGTATGAGTATTATTCAGTTTATGGCGATGCTTGTTTCAATATGGAATGTGCGAAACTCTATCCTTTTTAGGGGAGAGAGACCTTCACCATTTGTCTTCTATAGAGATTGGTTTTCGAGGGTGAATTTAGTAAAAAGTGCACTTAATAGGAAAGAAAAGGATAACATAGAAAAGGTGGTGGACGAGGAGGAGAGTACTGGAAGATTTTTGGAGACTAAGGAAGTTAAGGGGGGTCGCCCCGTCTATCTGGTTCATAGTGGGAATGGATGCCATGTAAAGCGGATTATGGTCGATGCTAGTTGGGATACCCAGAGGGTGGCTTCGTTTGGATGGTGTCTACAAAATGAGGAGGGGGTTGTCGAGTATGAAGGAAAGGCCAAGGGAAGGGCCGAGAACACTTTGCATGCTGAAACCAAGGGGCTTAAAATGGCTTTGGAATGGGCTCGGAAGGAAGGCTTGCTACATCTGGAAGTTTCTTCGGACTGTCTTCAACTGGTTACTCAACTTGCAGATCTTGGGAAGGTGCACCACTCTATTGAAGGATTAATGGAGGAGATTTCTGAGCTTTCGTCGTATTTCCATTGTTTATGTGTAAGTTTTATACCTAGGGATCTGAACTGCAGGGCTCACAAGCTTGCGGAGGAAGCTAGGAGGCTTTAG